The DNA window TCTCCCGGTAGAGCAGGGTGGTCTCGCTTCTCCAGACCCGCTTCGTGGTGAGGGCGAACACCAGGGAAACCGTCACCCCGAGGGCAACGATGATCGCTGTGGATCGCCAGTACATTCGCACCCGCCGCAGCAGGCTGAGGAGCCGCGAGAGTCGTTCGCGGGGTGTGCTGTCCGTGCTCAGGAATGCCATGGATCCTCGCGCTGGGACGTTCTCGGTGTTTTTTCCGCGCGCCTGGCGCGGCCTGCTTCGCTACAGGGCAAAGGCCGTGCTCAGCGCACCAGCGGACGCGTGTACCCGCATGGACGGTCCGCGCCCTGCGCTGACCCGAGGCCTGGCGACGGCTTGCTGCTCGGCGCTTGCCGACGCGCCGTGCCGCCCCGCACTGGCCCGCCCTACCGAGCGTGGACCCCTCCGGCGACGCTGGCGCTCCAGCGCTCAGCGGAAGACGCGGAGGCCCACGTAGATCGCGACCAGCAGGGCCATCATCCCGCCGCAGACCAGGACGACCTCCAGGAGGGAGATCCGCACCGAGACCCGCTCGTCCTGCGCCTTGGCGGCCCCGTACAGCGCCGCCGAGGCGCCGATGGCCATGTACAGAACGTCCTTGTAGCTCCAGGACAGGAAGAAGATCCCGGCGAAACCCCCGCACAAGCTCACGAACACCGCGGGCGCGAAGCGCTCCACCACGGAGTCGACCTCGTAGTCGCCGAACCAGATCACCAGCGGCACCTTCACCGCCGAGTACAGCGTGAGCCCGAACAGGCAGGCCCCCACCAGCCCCACCTCCGCTGCTGCGAGCAGGTACGCGTTGTGCGCCGTGAGCCCGATCGTCGTCTCGTACCCGAACTGCCCGGCCCCCACCCCGATCCCCTTGGTGTGCCGGATCATCTCCAGCCCCTCGCGGAGCAGCTCCATCCGCTCCCCGGAGCTCTCCTCGGCCTCCGAACCGCTGCGCCCCCCGAGCAGCAGCATCGGCGGCCCCACCAGCAGCCCGAGCACCACCCCCCAGGCGCCGGCCCGCTTCACGAAGTAGAGGCCCAGCACCACCAGGAACACGATGACCCCGGTGCGTGACTTGGTCATCACCACCATCACCGCGATCGCGATCAGCAGCGCGATCACCGGCAACGCGCGCAGCCCCGTCCCCACCCGGTGGAGCAACCGATCCGTCAGCAAGAGCGGCAGCGGCACGGCCGCGCCCATCATCACCCCGCCGCCGCTCCCGGGCTCACTCCACCGAGGGCGACTGGCGCGCCCCTCGACCTCCGACCCCGTCCCTGGCGACGACGCCCTCGTCACCTGCGCCTCGTCGGCCGCGCCCGTCTTCAGCGCTTCCGCATCGTTTCCTTGCGAAGCGTCGCCCGGGGAGCCCTCCTGCGGCGGTGGCGCCTCCTCGAGGACCCCGTCCTCCCGCGCGCGTCGCCTCCGCCCACGATCGGCGAGCGCGAACGCGAACGGGATGGTCATCCCCACCATCAACGCCAGCTCGTTCGGATCGGCCAGCGACCCCCGGTAGCGCACCCGACCGCGGACCGTCGAGGTCCCGAGGGGTCCTTGCCGCTCGCAGCGGTAGCTCGCCTCCGGGTTCGGCGCCCGCTCGTAGCAGTCGTCGTCGACCGCACACGACCGCCCATCCGACCGCAGCTCGCCGGTCCCCATCCAGTCCTCGTCGTCCACGGGCGTCATGCACTGCAGCGGCCCTCGCCCCTGCACCAGCGCCACCCCCGTCACCAGGACCCCGCAGGCCAGGAACGTCACGGCGAACGCCTTCAACCCCATCGACGACGCGCTGCCGATCCCCACCGCCAGCAGCACACCGACCCCCGTGACGAAGAACGCCACCCGCTCCGACAGCGTGTCCGGCACCTTGATCGCCGTGGTCAAGAGCGCCCACGCGAAGAACGCGAGCGCGAACGGGATCTGAGGCGACAGCGCCGGCCTCACCCGACGCCAGCACACATCGAAGACGACCAGGACCGCGGCCGCCGCGAATGCGATGTAGAGGAGAGGCAACCCGGCCAGCGCCGGGATGAACTCCTGCGGCTTCAAGATGACGAGCGCACAGAGCGCGCAGACGACCCACGCAGCCATCCATCCACCACCCGACCGAGAACCCTCGGCCGCCCTTCTGGTTTCGTTGCCGGAGGGGCGTTTCGCGTTGCTGAAGTCAGACAAAGCGCGCGCCCTCGCGCCCCAGCAGCATCCAAGCAAGGTAGAGCGGGCGTGGGCGGAACCACCGACGCCCACCTCGAGCTTTCGGAGGAAACAGAGGCCATGACCCGTGCATCGACCCGACCCGTCCCCACGCCCCCGCCCCCGAACGGCGGCCCGGGAAGGACGACCCCTACCGCGCCCGGGAGGCGCTGGTCGACGCGCCTCGTGATCGCGCTGCTCGCCGGGGCGGCGCTGGCCGGCTGCGGCGGATCCATGCCCAAGTTCGACTACGACGCCGAGCGCAAGGCGACGAGCAAGTACAGCATCGGCCCGGGCGACATCCTCGAGGTGCGCGCCTGGAACAACGATGCGCTCAGCGCACGGGCCACGGTCCGACCGGACGGGTACATCACCGTACCGCTCGTCGGGGAAGTCCTGGCCGCTGGACGGACCGCCATCGACATCGCCAACGAGGTCGCGAACCGCGCCGAGAAATACTACACGCAGAAACCCGTGGTCAGCGTCGAGGTGGCCGAGCTGCACAGCTACCGCGTCTACGTCGTGGGGGAGGTCGCGCGACCCGGCGAGTTCACCCCCACCGCCCAGGTCACCGTACTCCAGGCCATCGCCCTCGCGGGGGGCTTCAGCCGGTTCGCCGATCCGGACGACATCGTCATCGTGCGCCGCGACTCCTTCGGAGAGCGACGCATCCCGTTCCCTTACAGCCGCGTCGTCGAAGACGGCCAGCTCCGCGCGAACCTACCGCTCCAGTCGAACGACACCGTCGTCGTCCCCTGAGGTGTGGTGGGGAGCCTCTCCGTCTCCTCGGGCCCGTGCCGACTCCTCGGGCCCGTGCCGAGCGCCGGCCTCTTCTTCCCACGATAACCCAGTTCCCGATCACGCCCCGCCTCGACTACGCTCTCCACCGATGCGGGCCATCGCGGCGGGGCTGTCGGACATCGGCAGGGCGCGGCTGCACAACGAGGACCGCTTTCTGCTCCTCCCGGAGTACAGCGTCTTCCTCGTTGCAGACGGCATGGGAGGTCATCGCTCGGGCGAGGTGGCGAGTCGCATCGCCGCCAGCACGGTTGCCAGCTACTTCCGCGGCAA is part of the Chondromyces crocatus genome and encodes:
- a CDS encoding O-antigen ligase family protein encodes the protein MAAWVVCALCALVILKPQEFIPALAGLPLLYIAFAAAAVLVVFDVCWRRVRPALSPQIPFALAFFAWALLTTAIKVPDTLSERVAFFVTGVGVLLAVGIGSASSMGLKAFAVTFLACGVLVTGVALVQGRGPLQCMTPVDDEDWMGTGELRSDGRSCAVDDDCYERAPNPEASYRCERQGPLGTSTVRGRVRYRGSLADPNELALMVGMTIPFAFALADRGRRRRAREDGVLEEAPPPQEGSPGDASQGNDAEALKTGAADEAQVTRASSPGTGSEVEGRASRPRWSEPGSGGGVMMGAAVPLPLLLTDRLLHRVGTGLRALPVIALLIAIAVMVVMTKSRTGVIVFLVVLGLYFVKRAGAWGVVLGLLVGPPMLLLGGRSGSEAEESSGERMELLREGLEMIRHTKGIGVGAGQFGYETTIGLTAHNAYLLAAAEVGLVGACLFGLTLYSAVKVPLVIWFGDYEVDSVVERFAPAVFVSLCGGFAGIFFLSWSYKDVLYMAIGASAALYGAAKAQDERVSVRISLLEVVLVCGGMMALLVAIYVGLRVFR
- a CDS encoding polysaccharide biosynthesis/export family protein, with product MTRASTRPVPTPPPPNGGPGRTTPTAPGRRWSTRLVIALLAGAALAGCGGSMPKFDYDAERKATSKYSIGPGDILEVRAWNNDALSARATVRPDGYITVPLVGEVLAAGRTAIDIANEVANRAEKYYTQKPVVSVEVAELHSYRVYVVGEVARPGEFTPTAQVTVLQAIALAGGFSRFADPDDIVIVRRDSFGERRIPFPYSRVVEDGQLRANLPLQSNDTVVVP